A stretch of the Vigna radiata var. radiata cultivar VC1973A chromosome 9, Vradiata_ver6, whole genome shotgun sequence genome encodes the following:
- the LOC106774293 gene encoding RNA polymerase I-specific transcription initiation factor RRN3-like, giving the protein MVTVHVSNKEESPQMDNGGYSGSQLVHHFRSVLDAVKTGDRGNYDELVSYLYPKRNLSPDEVAILVTTLKALSGAVSYIDSDHHESLLFAVSRMSLWNNGTEVMDALLELITSLAATNGKYIDWCLEMLVKHFVPPFYMHGSLDNENGNNWKNKVLSRVHAALEEIADLVPLAPLRLCPIVVQNMPSVFSNDREIVLYVENMLKLESGAIGETVGSTVLPALVDRLLELDVEIGWDGILQEDTRGIFDMELEDIIKFAEEDENSDSMPQSELFNRENLQGKQDKKVVEKLDNLIVLALLHLESCQSSGRLAEVFDILLHSFQKTVLNAYKSKFTQFVMFYACALDPEGCGVKFAMVLADIFVSDVNPPITRMSAVAYLASYLSRAKFLSAALVTTIIQSLVDQCYAYCKLRDSGMNPRAHQVFYSGCQAIMYILCFRMRSLMDVPRLKLQLLNMPMEAIWKHKLCPLKVCLPTVVVEFLRQAKAAKLFMASESFVFNDMLESDLSKAFGGMDRLDMFFPFDPCLLKKSESYIRPHFVRWSKVRTTYDDDDDNVSEVSESGSEATDDDFVDTNTKDMIDDDMMVTVEDLDFNPDLNKMSITPKNSLKHLRMPARIRPSTSPESL; this is encoded by the exons ATGGTGACGGTTCATGTAAGTAACAAGGAAGAAAGCCCCCAAATGGATAACGGTGGTTATAGTGGTTCGCAGTTAGTTCATCACTTCAGAAGCGTACTTGATGCAGTCAAAACG GGTGATAGAGGGAATTACGACGAGCTTGTAAGTTATTTGTACCCGAAGAGGAATCTTAGTCCTGATGAGGTTGCAATTCTTGTG ACAACTTTGAAGGCACTTTCTGGAGCAGTGTCCTATATAGATTCTGATCATCACGAATCTCTTCTCTTTGCT GTTTCAAGAATGAGCCTCTGGAATAATGGAACTGAGGTTATGGATGCACTGCTGGAACTCATTACATCTTTG GCTGCTACTAATGGAAAATATATTGATTGGTGTTTGGAGATGCTTGTGAAACATTTTGTGCCCCCTTTTTACATGCATGGTTCTCTGGATAACGAGAATGGAAATAACTGGAAAAATAAAGTTCTGTCTCGGGTGCATGCGGCTTTGGAAGAGATAGCTGATTTGGTGCCTCTTGCACCCTTGCGACTATGTCCAATAGTTGTCCAGAACATGCCCAGTGTCTTCAGTAATGATCGT GAGATTGTCCTATATGTTGAGAATATGTTAAAGTTGGAGAGTGGTGCAATTGGAGAAACTGTCGGTTCTACAGTGCTGCCTGCTCTTGTGGATAGGTTGCTAGAGTTGGAT GTGGAAATTGGATGGGATGGAATCTTGCAAGAAGATACCAGAGGCATATTTGATATGGAGTTAGaagatattattaaatttgcAGAGGAGGATGAGAACTCTGATAGTATG CCTCAGTCAGAGTTGTTTAATAGGGAAAATTTGCAAGGCAAGCAAGACAAAAAGGTTGTTGAAAAATTAGATAACCTAATTGTGCTAGCTTTATTGCACCTTGAATCCTGTCAAAGCAGTGGCCGATTGGCTGAG GTATTCGATATTCTACTTCATTCATTCCAGAAAACTGTACTGAATGCATACAAGTCAAAATTTACGCAG TTTGTGATGTTCTATGCATGTGCACTGGACCCTGAAGGATGTGGTGTGAAGTTTGCCATGGTTCTTGcagatatttttgtttctgaTGTTAATCCACCTATAACTAG GATGAGTGCTGTTGCTTATCTTGCTAGTTATCTCTCTCGTGCAAAGTTCCTTTCGGCTGCGTTGGTTACTACCATCATACAAAG TTTGGTTGATCAGTGTTATGCTTATTGTAAGTTACGTGATTCTGGTATGAACCCACGAGCACATCAAGTTTTTTATTCTGGGTGTCAG GCTATCATGTACATTCTGTGTTTTCGCATGAGATCTCTCATGGACGTTCCTAGGCTTAAATTGCAGCTACTTAATATGCCTATGGAGGCAATTTGGAAACATAAATTGTGTCCCTTGAAG GTGTGTTTGCCTACTGTAGTAGTGGAATTTCTTAGACAGGCAAAGGCTGCTAAACTTTTCATGGCATCAGAGTCATTCGTTTTCAATGACATGCTCGAGTCTGATCTTTCCAAGGCTTTTGGCGGGATGGATAGACTTGACATGTTCTTTCCGTTTGATCCATGTTTattgaagaaaagtgaaag CTACATAAGACCACATTTTGTTCGGTGGTCAAAAGTCAGAACTACATacgatgacgatgatgataACGTTTCCGAAGTCAGTGAGAGTGGCAGTGAAGCGACAGATGATGATTTTGTTGACACTAATACAAAAGATATGATCGATGATGATATGATGGTGACTGTTGAAGATCTTGATTTTAACCCGGACTTGAACAAAATGTCTATAACGCCTAAAAATTCTTTGAAACATTTGCGAATGCCAGCAAGAATCAGGCCTTCCACTAGTCCAGAGTCTCTATGA